In a genomic window of Amblyomma americanum isolate KBUSLIRL-KWMA chromosome 4, ASM5285725v1, whole genome shotgun sequence:
- the LOC144130433 gene encoding uncharacterized protein LOC144130433: MENEAKPSKVLDHPLIPEDIKNKIQEQVESFGAGFLQKKSSTSEQQKTEPDGALAQGRKPSGSASSGSGTPSTGQDVASASPGTGKGLVDQLTKEVAKFTSGSGTPTTGKDVPASSPGTGKGLAEQLAKEVGKLSSVKESPMGLPSVASTPLRQLQEALNPSADRALGDSRRSSTYIVACFAISVLALVLVLGFVMYSYVIRPSMLASSSGQKSEPRNAVAKDGTKARHMTAPEGLAPTSAPPGNFSKKQGSNRSVTLERKATLSP; the protein is encoded by the exons ATGGAAAACGAAGCCAAGCCGTCGAAAGTCTTAGATCACCCGCTAATCCCGGAAGACATCAAAAACAAGATTCAAGAACAAGTCGAAAGCTTTGGAGCTGGTTTCCTCCAAAAGAAGTCATCCACGTCTGAACAACAGAAGACGGAGCCAGACGGTGCACTGGCTCAAGGACGCAAGCCCTCCGGCTCAGCTTCTTCGGGCTCTGGGACTCCCAGCACTGGACAAGATGTCGCCTCTGCGTCACCCGGAACAGGAAAGGGCCTGGTAGATCAGCTTACAAAGGAGGTCGCGAAGTTTACTTCGGGCTCTGGGACGCCCACCACTGGAAAAGATGTCCCCGCTTCGTCGCCCGGAACAGGAAAGGGCCTGGCAGAACAGCTTGCGAAGGAGGTCGGGAAGTTGTCTTCCGTGAAAGAGTCTCCCATGGGCTTGCCTTCGGTTGCAAGCACGCCTTTGAGGCAGCTGCAAGAAGCCTTGAACCCATCGGCTGACCGGGCTCTCGGAGATTCCAGGAGGAGCTCTACGTACATCGTAGCCTGCTTCGCAATCTCTGTTCTTGCGCTCGTGCTTGTGCTCGGCTTCGTTATGTATAG CTACGTCATCCGGCCGAGCATGCTGGCCTCTTCGTCTGGACAGAAGTCTGAGCCGCGGAACGCGGTCGCAAAGGATGGCACCAAGGCCCGGCATATGACAGCGCCAGAAGGTCTTGCACCGACTTCTGCTCCACCCGGCAActtttcaaagaagcaaggaagtaACCGGAGTGTTACCTTGGAGCGGAAAGCGACGCTGTCGCCGTAA